The stretch of DNA CGCGGCGCTGCTCCCGGCGCTCCGCGCCGGGAGACGGGGCGAGTCGCTGCGCTCCCCGCCAGGGAGCCGCTGCGCGGCTCGCAGTGGGTCCACTCCCGTTGCCGACGATCGAGTCGCTTCGCTCCTCTGAGTTTCCGAGATTAGGCTCTCACCAAATATTTTCATCGGCACGTTTGATCCGGTCCCCCACAGACGAACGAGGCTGGGGAGACGGGGTGGTGCGCCCGACCCGCCGCCCACTCGCCTTCCTGTGCCGCTCCATATCATACCCACAGCATACCACCCACCCCCACACAACCCAAAACATCGAAAACCTCAAATCATCCAAATCTATTGATCGACAACAACTTCCGAACCTTACAAGCTGGGGTTTGTGCACAAAACACGTAAAGACCTACTCACCAACTAATTACCGAAACATGTTGCAAATCAACGTCTTTCAAAAACGACTCAAAACCGGACGCAACAGACACCCGCGCGCCCGCCGGAACCCCGGCGCCGCCACTCCCCGAACAGGTCGCCGGCGACCCCCACATCACAAACCGGGGGCATGCCATCACACCAGGTCACAGCACTATTACGCCCACCGGTGCCGAGGTCGCATCGATCCCACCCCTAACCACCTACGCACCGCCCAGAATGGGCAGCAGGGAATTCAGCAGTAGTTCGCGTAGCTCGCGGCGACGCCTGGGAGGGAGCGCGTCATGGTGTTCGAGAGATTCTCCGATCAAGCCCGTCAAGTGGTCGTCCTCGCCGCCGGCGCCGCCCGCACCACCCACCAGAACTGGCGTCGGCACCGAACACCTGCTGGTCGGGATCTTCGAGGCCGGCGGCCGCGGAGCGGCAGCGCTGACCTCGTGGGGTGTCACCGCGCCGGCACTCGAGAGCAAGCTCGAGGGTGCCAGCGCACCGGCAGGCTCCGCCCCTGCCGCAGGGCACATCCCGAACACCGGCGAAGACGAAGAAGGTCCTCGAAGCCAGCCTGCGCCAGACCACCCTGCTCGGGCACGAGAAGATCGGCACCAACCACCTCCTCCTGGCCCTGCTCGACGACCCCGCCTCCACCGGCACTCAAATCCTCACCGACCTCGCATCCCTGCCCATCAGCGAGATGCATGAGCACCTCAGACGCGAACTGGCCCAGCAGCCCACCCCAGGCCCCGCCCACCGCATCCCCATCCGACTCAGCAACGACAAATACACCCGCGCCCACGCCGCCGCCCACACCGCCGGCCAGAACCTCGAAACCTCCGGTCCACGACCGCATCACCGACGCCCTCGAACAACCCGAATAGCAGGTTGACGCAGAAGATCGACATGGTCGACCCACGTCACGGCCGTCGAGAAATGAGTGCACATGCGCTACGAATTCCGCGTCGCCGACCTCTGTCGGACACACTCGCCGAAGCTTTCCCCGAACTACACCGCGCCGCCCTGCCCGACCAGACCCTGTTCTACGGCAACCACGTCCACTTCGGCATACCCTCCGGCACCCTCACCCCGCCTTCGTTTCGGCTCCCGTGCGGCCGCCGACGGGAGCGGAGAGTTTCTGGTTGACCAGCAGATTCAGCGAGACACCCTGCTCCTCGGCCTCGACCGCCAGCGTGCGGTGCACCCGCGGAGAGGTCCGCACGGTAAAGATGCCGCTGTAGGAGCGGTCAGCGATCGGCACGGGCGGCTGCTCGCCGGTACTCGCCATGTCCTCGAGGACGTCGCGGACGACGGCGACGATGCCGTCGAGGGCCTCATTCTGGGTTTCCGCGAGCCAGGACAGCGAGGGGAATTCGGCGACGATGCCGACGAACTCGCTGTCCGGTTCCGACCAGGTCACCCGATAGGTGTAATGCGATCCGTCAGCCATTGTCTGCCTCCTTCACGACCTTGTCGTAAGCGGCGAGGACCTGGTCGACCTGGTAAGGCTTGGCCTTGCCACCTTTGCTCTTCTGAATGTTCACCCGGGGGTCCCCGGGTCACGGCGTCTTGAACACCGCATGCGAAATGCCGTTCTGACGTGGATCCCCGAAGACGTCGCAGCAGAAGTTGAACAGCTCGGTGTAGGTCACGCTCTGCGGACTGGCGCGCATCCTCGCGAGGAATTTCGTCTACTTCGACACGCCGGCATGGTATCACCAGCGATACCACTCGGGAGTGGGCAGCACGAGGCCGCCTCGCGCGCGTGATCCGCCCGATCGCCGAGGTGCGCGGCAACGGTCCCAGGAATAGCTGACCTGAACACGACCGGATCGAAACGGGGACCGCGCGACTAGTCAGGCAGACATGAACCAAATACTTTGTAAACCAATCGTGTTGATCGAGGAGCTTGTCAGTTTCGAGAGTCGGCTGCACTGGAGTCAGTACTCGGCTGCACGGTGGGCGGTGTGGTGAGAAATCGGCACGCCCCCGAGGTTCGCCCGCCGTCCGACGAGCGCATGCGCGAAGGTCGCTTTCTGCAACCACGAGATCCTATCCCGTACTATAGTACGGGTAGACGTACAATAGTGCGTGAGCCTTGAGGCCTTGAGGGAACGGAATTATGGATCTGATTCGGCCGCTGCAGACAGTGACGCCCACGCTTGACGGTGATGTGCTCTCTGCGCTGGCGGCCGCATCTGAGGCGACATTCACGACGGGCCAGTTGCACCGGGTGCTGCACCACCATTCGGAGGAGGGGATACGGAAGGTGTTGCAACGCTTGAGCAAGCAGGGCACGGTGCTGTCTTCGAGGGTGGGAAACGCGTTCGTGTACCAGCTCAATCGTGAGCACCTGGCCTTCCCTCATGTCGTGGGTCTTGCCGACTTGTCTGGCGAGTTCCTGCGCAGGTTGGAGGCGCGGTTGGCCGGCTGGGAGATTCCCCCGGTGTATGCCGCTGTGTTCGGTTCGGCTGCGCGCGGAACGATGACGATCGACAGTGACATCGACATCTTCCTGGTCCGGCCGGACGACGTCGCAGAAGAGGAGTGGGATGAACAGGTGGCGGAGCTGATGGCCGAAGTGACCAGATGGACCGGCAACGATGCGCGGGATCTGCAGTTCGCGCAGAGCGAGATCGCCGGCCGCGGCACGGACGAGCCGGTCCTGCGGGATGTGGTGAAGGAGGGGCTGACGGTGGCCGGTTCACGGGCCGGTTTCACCCGGTTGCTGCGTCGGGGTAATCGGTAATGGGGCGGACGCGGCCGTGTGACCAGGCGGTCCGCCGAGGCCGGCTGAAAAAAGCCGAACAGTTCTTTCACCTGGCCGAGATCGGTCGCGACTTCGCCGACGAGCCGGACGGTGTCGACGATGCGGTCGTGACCTTGTGGGTGCACGCGGGCATCGCAGCCTCGGATGTCATCTGTTGCGCGCGACTGGGTAAGCATGCGCAGGGCGAGGACCACAAGGATGCCGTCACGGTGCTCGGGTCCGTCGACCCGACCACGGCGAAACACCTCAGCGTGCTGCTCGGCCTCAAGACGCGGTCCGGTTACACCGATATGCCGACGAGCCGCACCGAATCGAAGCGCGCCGAACGTGCCGCCGAAGCTCTGATAGAGGCTGCCCGTCGCGCGCACGCTCAGGCCGGAACGTAAGACTCGAAACTGGCGTCATCGGAGTCAAATCAGATCGAGCGAATAGAGCCTCGATCGATCAGTGACCTGAAGCGACGCACCCCGTAAATTCGGGCTGGAGCGGACACTCTGGGCGGGTCCGGGTCCGGGTCCGGCGTGACGTTTCCAGTCGCCGCCACATCGTGGGCGGACTGGTAGACAGACCAGGGGCGGTGGAACGCTCGGATCAGGAGGCCTCGATGCCGCGTCCGTCATCATGGGTGAGTACGACGGCGTCCGCCCTCGGTGGGGTGGCTGTGACCGATCCCGACCATGTTCACGTGGTGGTTACCCTGATCGTCACCGCAGGCGTCTACCGTGAGAGACGCCCTTCATCCGGTATCGCCGCCGATCCGGGCCCCTCCCCTCGCCGAGCCCCTGCCCGTGGAGCAGCCATGGAAATACTAGCCATCATCGTCGCCCTGACCACCGCCATCCTCATCATCCCCGGCGCCTATCTTCTGCTGTGCGCTGTGATACTCGTCGAACAACGTCAACTCGAAGCCGACCACGACCAGTAATGGCCACAGCCGTCTCGACTGCTGGTTCACCAAGGTCGCCATCAAACTCGAAACTCACTGGGGTAGAGGGAGTTTAGATAACTAGTTGACGTAATATTGGTTTTCGGCGCATGGCGGAGGTGGTCACTTTTGCTGCGATCGCGCAGCTGCGAGCACAGAACGCCCCACTGCCGAAGCGAGGAGCGTTCGTTGTGGGTGGGTGGGCGCGCAAGGCTGGAAACCGCTGGATAGGGCTGCCGACAGGGGTGCTTACGCCCCGGAGACCTCCTACACGAACCACTTCCCTCAGCTACTGCCTCGGGCACCCAATTCTGTCGCCGGTGATTGCGTCGACGCAACACCGAAGCAGGTGACCTGCACGGCGGCGGAGCTACGCGGAGGTTCCCCAGACATACGTCGGGCGGCGCCCTTGATGAAGGGGCGCCGCCCGCGAGCACGAACATCTGGTTACCAAGCTGCATGGTTGCGCGGGGTCAAATGTGGCCTCGGCGTCAGAGAACCCCCTCGTCCTGACGCAGGCCCACCGCGCTGAGCCCAGTTAGTGGGCCGTGCTTTTTGCGTCGGTGCCTACAACTCGTGCTGGGTGCCACGACCGAGAGGTGGAATCTTCTCTTCCGGTTCGACCTTGGTCTGCCGTGGATCCGTACCTCAGGTCTACCCCGCATATCCCATTAAGGCAATGGACGTGCATCCGAGCGCCCCGGGCGGGTCGCCGACCTGACCAGTTGGGTGCGACAGACCTCACCCCCGAGGCGTACAAAGGAAAGACACCGATGAGGCACTGCACGGTGGCAACAGAGTCCCCCACCCGCGCGAAATACGTGACTGGTGGAGCGATCTCCTCTCGTCCTACACACCGAGAGGACATCGCATGAGCGTTCTGTGGGTGCCGCGGGCACGATCGGATGCATACTGGGAGAAGTAAATCTGCGAGGAAACACACGCCGGCGAGAATGCCGAAGCGAGTGAATCCACAGCGGCTGCGAAACGCCCGAACCTGGTTGACCACAGCCGTGGGCTCCGCAACGTCGCCGACCCACCTGCGGATCACGGCGAGTAGTCAAGTCACCTCGGGCAGTTCGCGTGCCGGGTTGAGGACCCTTCTGCCCCTGCCCCTTTCGCCCACGCGGGGGATGCTCGCGGTTGCCACCATGGCGGCGAGCACGGCTGCGCCGGCGAGGATCAGGTACGCGTGGGCGTAGCTGCCCGTCCACGCTGACAACGCGGTCCCGGCCCACGGGGCGAGGGCCATGACGATGACGACCGGCGCGGACATCAGCCCGTTGAGGCGCCCGTAATGGGTGGCACCCCACCTGTCGGTGATCGCGGTGGCCTGGATCAGGGTGAAGATCCCGCGGACCAGCCCGGCGCCGATGGCGACCGCGATCAGCGCGACCATCGTGGACACGATCCCGAGCAGCGCGGTGGTGACCGCGGTCGCGGCGAGGATCATCACGATCCGGGTGCGGGCGGTGGTGCGCGCCGCGAGCGGCAGGTAGCCGATGCGGCCGAGGACCTGCCCGGCCCCACCCAACCCCAACGTCAGGGCCGCGAGGGACGGGGAGAAGCCCTGCTCGATCAGCAGCGGCACCAGGTTGAACACCCCGGCGAACGCGGCGAACGCCCCCAAACTCAGTGCGATCACGAGGGCGAGGAACGCCCATGAGCGGGAGGCATCGCGGTGATCGACCGGATGCGTCCCGGTCGGGACGAGTGGGTGCGGCCACCGCCCCCGCAAACCCAGCAGGTGCCCGGGCACGGTGACCACCGCCAAGATGGCGGCGAGCGCGAGATACGTGGCCCGCCAGTCGTACAGGTCCACCAACGCCGCGGTCAGCGGGGCGAACACGGTGCTGGCCAAACCCGCGGCCAGAGTGAGGATCATCAGCGCCTTCACGTAGCCGTCGCCGTACCAGCGGGTCAGCGCTGCGAACGCCGGCGGATACAGCACCGCGCCCATCGCGATCCCGGCGGCGATCCAGCCGGCGTAGAAGATCGGCAGGTTCGGGGCGGCCGCCACGACCAGCAGCGACGGGACGGCGAGGACGGATCCGGCGGTCATCACCGCCCGCGGCCCGATCCGGTCGATGATCCGCCCCACCGGGATCCCGGTCAGGGCGGCGGCAAGCTGGGACAGGGAGAACGCCGCCACGATCACCGGCAGCGACCACCCGGTGTCCGCCGAAATGGACACCGACAGCACCGGAAACGCGTAGTACAGGATGCCCCAGCTGGTGATCTCGGTCAGGCACAGCACCGTCAGGACCCGCCGCAGACCACCCCGATCGAGCGTCGGAGTGGTCTGCGGCAGGGCACTGGTGTCGGCCACCGATTTATCCGCCCGCGCGGGTAGTGGTGAGGCTGATCAGTGCCAGGTCCGGAGCGGGGCAGCACCCAGCGGGGGCATCCACGGCGTCGGCGGGGGTGTCGGGATCGTCGAACACCCCCGCCCCGCCACACACCCCGGTCTCGGGCAACGTGAGCTCGACCCGGGCGGCCGCGTCATGGTCCCCGTCGAGGGTGGCGGCGATGGAGCGGACCTGCTCGTAGCCGGTCATCGCCAGGAACGTCGGGGCGCGGCCGTAGCTCTTCATCCCGGCCAGGAACACATTCGGCTCCGGATGCGAGAGTTCGGCGACGCCGTGTGGGTAGACGGTGCCGCAGGAGTGCACGTTCGGGTCGATCAACGGCGCCAACTGGGTCGGGGCCTGCAGCACCGGGTCGAGGCCGAGGCGGATCTCCGACAACCAGGACAGATCGGGCCGGAACCCGGTGAGCACCACCACCCGATCGACGTCGTCGATGCGGGCACCGGTGTCGGAGACCAACACCACCCGGTCATCGTCGTCGGCGGGTTCGATGGTGGCGGTGCGGAATCCGGGAACCACAGTCAGCAGTCCGGCGTCCAGGGCCGCCTTGGCGCGCAGGCCGAGGGCGCCGCGGGCGGGCAGCTGGTCGTCGTCGCCGCCGCCGAAGGTGGAGCCGACGTCGCCGCGGCGCAGCACCCAGCTGATTCGGGTGCCCGGCGTCTGCTTCTCCAAGTCGGCCAAGGCGACGATGGCGGTCATCGCCGAGTGCCCGCTGCCGGCGATCACGATGTGCTTGCCCGCATACCTCGCTCGCACTGCCTCGTCGGCGAGGTTCGGGACCCGGTACTCGATGACATCGACGGCGTCGCGCTCGCCGAGGGCGGGCAGGCCCTCCCCACCGAGGGGGTTGGGGGTGGTCCAGGTTCCGGAGGCGTCGATGACAGCCTGGGCGGTGATGCGGTCCTCGGTGCCGTCGGCGCGGCGCAGGTGCACCGACAGTGGTTCGGTGTCGCGGCCGGCGTCGACGACCCGGTCGCGGCCGCGGCGGGCCACCCCGACCACCTCGGTGTTCAGCTGCACGATGTCGTCGCCGAGCGCGTTCGCCAAGGGGACCAGGTAGTCGCGGGTCCAGTCCTGGCCGGTCGGGTACGCGTCGTCGTCCGGGGCAATCCAGCCGGTTGCGTCGAGCAGGCGGCGGGCGGCGGGGTCGATCAGTTCACCCCAGCGGGAAAACAGCCGCACGTGATTCCACTCCGCGATCGCCGCACCGGCGCTCTCCCCGCGTTCGAAGACCAGCGCCGTCAGGCCTCGTTCACGCAGCTGTGCGGCGGCGGCGAGGCCGACCGGTCCGGCCCCTACGACGACTACGGGCAAGGTGTTCATCTCGAAAATCCTTCCATCGACGTTCATCGATCCTCTAAGTTGGGAGAGTATCGACATGTGTCGATGAATGCAACCATCGACGTATATCGATATAGTGAACCCATGACTTCCCTGGACATGCCGGACGTCCGCACCGCCGCGGTGGACTCCGTGGATGCGTTGGCGCCGGACGATGCGGCCACCTACGCCGGGTGGTTCGCCTGCCTGGCCGACCCGACCCGAGTCCGGCTGCTGCATCAGGTCGCCTCCCATCCCGCGGGCATCACCGTCGGTGAGTTGGCCGAGGCCCTGGGAATCGGGCAGCCCACCGTCTCGCACCACGTCCGCAAGCTCGCCGACGTCGGATTCGTCACCGCCGAAAAGAACGGCACCAGCACCGTCGTCGTGGTCAACCCGTCCTGCTGCACCGGCCTCCCGCACGCCGCCGATGCGGTGATGGGGGTGCTCACCCCGCGCCCGTGCTGCCCGGACGACCTCCCCGACGACGTGACCGTGCGCCCGATGCGTGAGCAGGACTGGGAGGCGGTGCGCCGGATCTACGGCGAGGGCATCGCCACCCGCACCGCCACCTTCACCACCGAAGTCCCCACCCGGGAAACCCTGGACGCGCAGTGGCTGCCCAGGCATCGGTGGGTCGCCGAGATCGACGACGTCGTGGTCGGCTGGGCGGCGCTGACCCCGACCTCCGGGCGGGACTGCTACCAGGGTGTCGCCGAGAACTCGATCTACGTCGCCGACGGGATGCGCGGGCGCGGCGTCGGCAAGGCCCTGCTGCGCACCCAGGTCATCGCCGCCGACGAGGCAGGTATCTGGACGCTGCAGACCTCGATCTTCCCGGAAAACCGGGCCAGCATCGCCCTGCACCACTCCGCCGGATTCCGCACCATCGGCGTCCGCGAACGCATCGCCCAACTCGACGGCATCTGGCGCGACACCGTCTTCCTCGAACGCCGCAGCGCCCTGACAGTCTGAGAGCACCCGGCGGTCTCACGCATCTTTCGACTTGACCTTCGAGTCGAGTTGAAGGTTTACCGTCGGTGGCA from Rhodococcus opacus B4 encodes:
- a CDS encoding helix-turn-helix domain-containing GNAT family N-acetyltransferase, with the protein product MTSLDMPDVRTAAVDSVDALAPDDAATYAGWFACLADPTRVRLLHQVASHPAGITVGELAEALGIGQPTVSHHVRKLADVGFVTAEKNGTSTVVVVNPSCCTGLPHAADAVMGVLTPRPCCPDDLPDDVTVRPMREQDWEAVRRIYGEGIATRTATFTTEVPTRETLDAQWLPRHRWVAEIDDVVVGWAALTPTSGRDCYQGVAENSIYVADGMRGRGVGKALLRTQVIAADEAGIWTLQTSIFPENRASIALHHSAGFRTIGVRERIAQLDGIWRDTVFLERRSALTV
- a CDS encoding MFS transporter yields the protein MADTSALPQTTPTLDRGGLRRVLTVLCLTEITSWGILYYAFPVLSVSISADTGWSLPVIVAAFSLSQLAAALTGIPVGRIIDRIGPRAVMTAGSVLAVPSLLVVAAAPNLPIFYAGWIAAGIAMGAVLYPPAFAALTRWYGDGYVKALMILTLAAGLASTVFAPLTAALVDLYDWRATYLALAAILAVVTVPGHLLGLRGRWPHPLVPTGTHPVDHRDASRSWAFLALVIALSLGAFAAFAGVFNLVPLLIEQGFSPSLAALTLGLGGAGQVLGRIGYLPLAARTTARTRIVMILAATAVTTALLGIVSTMVALIAVAIGAGLVRGIFTLIQATAITDRWGATHYGRLNGLMSAPVVIVMALAPWAGTALSAWTGSYAHAYLILAGAAVLAAMVATASIPRVGERGRGRRVLNPARELPEVT
- a CDS encoding FAD-dependent oxidoreductase, producing the protein MNTLPVVVVGAGPVGLAAAAQLRERGLTALVFERGESAGAAIAEWNHVRLFSRWGELIDPAARRLLDATGWIAPDDDAYPTGQDWTRDYLVPLANALGDDIVQLNTEVVGVARRGRDRVVDAGRDTEPLSVHLRRADGTEDRITAQAVIDASGTWTTPNPLGGEGLPALGERDAVDVIEYRVPNLADEAVRARYAGKHIVIAGSGHSAMTAIVALADLEKQTPGTRISWVLRRGDVGSTFGGGDDDQLPARGALGLRAKAALDAGLLTVVPGFRTATIEPADDDDRVVLVSDTGARIDDVDRVVVLTGFRPDLSWLSEIRLGLDPVLQAPTQLAPLIDPNVHSCGTVYPHGVAELSHPEPNVFLAGMKSYGRAPTFLAMTGYEQVRSIAATLDGDHDAAARVELTLPETGVCGGAGVFDDPDTPADAVDAPAGCCPAPDLALISLTTTRAGG
- a CDS encoding nucleotidyltransferase domain-containing protein, whose amino-acid sequence is MDLIRPLQTVTPTLDGDVLSALAAASEATFTTGQLHRVLHHHSEEGIRKVLQRLSKQGTVLSSRVGNAFVYQLNREHLAFPHVVGLADLSGEFLRRLEARLAGWEIPPVYAAVFGSAARGTMTIDSDIDIFLVRPDDVAEEEWDEQVAELMAEVTRWTGNDARDLQFAQSEIAGRGTDEPVLRDVVKEGLTVAGSRAGFTRLLRRGNR
- a CDS encoding type II toxin-antitoxin system HicB family antitoxin, with protein sequence MADGSHYTYRVTWSEPDSEFVGIVAEFPSLSWLAETQNEALDGIVAVVRDVLEDMASTGEQPPVPIADRSYSGIFTVRTSPRVHRTLAVEAEEQGVSLNLLVNQKLSAPVGGRTGAETKAG
- a CDS encoding Clp protease N-terminal domain-containing protein, which codes for MPAHRQAPPLPQGTSRTPAKTKKVLEASLRQTTLLGHEKIGTNHLLLALLDDPASTGTQILTDLASLPISEMHEHLRRELAQQPTPGPAHRIPIRLSNDKYTRAHAAAHTAGQNLETSGPRPHHRRPRTTRIAG